Below is a genomic region from bacterium.
GCGGTTGAGCGCGGACGCCACCAGCCTCACCCTCACCTCGCCCGGCCCGGGGATGGGCGTGTCCACCTCCCCCAGGGTGTAGGAGGAAGGCCCCCGCGTGTCGTTCAGAATCCAAGCTCGCATGGGCCAAGGCTAGACCGCGCCCGGGGCGGCGTCGCCGCCTCATGCCGATCGGTCAGGTCTAGGTCCAGCCGAAGTGGTCGATGGGGCCCTCGCCGCGGCCCAGGTCCCATCCGGCGGCGCCGGTGATGGCGCGCGACACCCAGGCTCGGGCGTCGGCGATGGCCACGATCAGGTCGGCGCCGGTGGCCAGGCGGGCCGCTATGGAGGCCGAGAGGGCATCCCCGGTTCCGTGGACGTTACGCGACCGCACCCGGCGTCCCGGGAGGGCATGGGTCCGGATCCCGTCCGAGAACACGTCCAGGAGAGGCTTGTCGTCAGCCTTCCGGCCGCCGGTCACCAGGAAGGGTGTCCGGGTGGTGCGGGCGAGGTACTCCGCCGCGGCCCGCTGGTCCCGTTCGTTCTCGACGGGTCGGCCTGCCAGTAGCGCGGCCTCCCGATGGTTGGGAGTGGCCAGGCAGGCGGTCGGGATCAGGGCTTCGCGGTAGGCGGCCACGGTGGAACGATCCGCCAGCGACCTGCCGTCCCGATCCACCAGAACCGGATCGATCACCAGGTTGGGCAGCCGGGCCGCCTGCTCCGCCACCAGCCGGACCACCTCGGCCCGGCCCAGCAGACCGGTCTTGGTGGCGTCCGGCGGAAGGTCGGAAGCGACCGCTTCCAACTGCGAGGAGATCATCTCTACGGGCACTTGCTCGGCTCTGGTGACCCCCAGGGTGTTCTGCGCCGTGACGGTGGTGATCACCGTGGTGGCGAACACGCCATGAGCCGACAGCGTCTTGAGGTCGGCCTGGATCCCGGCGCCGGCCCCGGAGTCGCTGCCGCCGATCGTCATCACCGTCTTGGGGG
It encodes:
- the thiD gene encoding bifunctional hydroxymethylpyrimidine kinase/phosphomethylpyrimidine kinase translates to MTATPKTVMTIGGSDSGAGAGIQADLKTLSAHGVFATTVITTVTAQNTLGVTRAEQVPVEMISSQLEAVASDLPPDATKTGLLGRAEVVRLVAEQAARLPNLVIDPVLVDRDGRSLADRSTVAAYREALIPTACLATPNHREAALLAGRPVENERDQRAAAEYLARTTRTPFLVTGGRKADDKPLLDVFSDGIRTHALPGRRVRSRNVHGTGDALSASIAARLATGADLIVAIADARAWVSRAITGAAGWDLGRGEGPIDHFGWT